A section of the Halichoerus grypus chromosome 11, mHalGry1.hap1.1, whole genome shotgun sequence genome encodes:
- the VSIG10L2 gene encoding LOW QUALITY PROTEIN: V-set and immunoglobulin domain-containing protein 10-like 2 (The sequence of the model RefSeq protein was modified relative to this genomic sequence to represent the inferred CDS: inserted 7 bases in 4 codons; substituted 2 bases at 2 genomic stop codons), translating to MVGPRALPRPLRLLLLIPLCLLHVGASGQPRPTHRAPDEEATSIQGVRDGSVELACGSGPAAPPPQVVFWSFTPLGSLTPRPVAVTNGAESKVEARTSALGAVSLRELREGAQGRFPCQALHSAGGRLHIPYSCLTLAVLVPISKPRVRLSDLSPVEGTSVVATCAVREGTEPVTFAWRHQAPRGLEEELVEVTERWLQLDPVNRTHLGWRICSAHHAINRLSSDGTFLDVIYGPDNPVITVEPLGFREEGSWASEREEVTLSCLAASNPPSHYVXPRHPDQHRAHHLLRMCGXGPLTAGAAAGPWAAVSTLWGKGGVGGRTSCRAGGEAVKTSVQPHPHPLLHPHPPEGQPSCAVLPILGAVTLVCTWPGGLPTAPLQWEGPQGTGPTALSNVTWSQPAMQFPNSSVFTCAGRHPALALPTLCRITLWDPLWSPTCWITVTVGDQVIMLSCEWLGGEPPALLSWLAGQQQPXSQAVHLLQAQEDLAGREFTCRGTHPLRAPDPHCRLQPGPRLAVAQPRVSVLEGGXAWLGCALLGGTPPAQLLWLGPQQEQVEAGAPGFMRHPEGAQLHLRIRDADPARRRGAYQCVARNAVGKSSRSVLLELRRQPAPPNVTIRRLTYGRHRRQVQLRWAVEGPGNRTGFLVQXGAWETAARDTEPGSRGRRLGGVDPGVHYAFRVPALNHHTPGHPSEVKTPVEPPFSVHPAVLGAVGTGXTVAFLLVFQYPARHRTLSPASASCLFPCIEPPPTTPGSDPAQAATYAPVNVTITVTATP from the exons ATGGTGGGTCCGAGGGCTCTGCCCAGGCCGCTCAGGCTCCTGCTGCTGATACCCCTCTGCCTTCTGCATGTGGGGGCCTCCG GGCAGCCCCGCCCGACCCACCGAGCCCCTGACGAGGAGGCCACGTCCATTCAAGGAGTGCGGGATGGCTCTGTGGAACTGGCTTGTGGCTCCGGAcccgcagccccccccccccaggtggtCTTCTGGAGCTTCACTCCCCTGGGCTCGCTGACTCCCCGGCCTGTGGCTGTCACCAATGGGGCGGAGTCCAAGGTGGAGGCCAGGACCTCGGCTCTGGGGGCCGTGAGTCTGCGGGAGCTGCGGGAGGGTGCCCAAGGCCGCTTCCCGTGCCAGGCCCTGCACTCGGCCGGGGGCCGGCTGCACATCCCCTACTCCTGCCTCACTCTGGCCGTGCT tgTGCCCATATCAAAGCCTCGGGTGAGGCTGAGCGACCTGTCCCCAGTGGAGGGGACCTCTGTGGTGGCCACATGTGCAGTCCGGGAGGGCACAGAGCCTGTGACGTTTGCCTGGCGACATCAGGCACCTCGAGGCCTGGAGGAGGAGCTGGTGGAGGTGACAGAGCGATGGCTTCAGCTAGACCCGGTCAACAGGACACACCTGGGCTGGCGCATATGCAGTGCCCACCACGCCATCAACCGGCTGAGCAGTGATGGGACCTTCCTTGATGTCATCT ATGGTCCAGACAATCCTGTAATCACCGTGGAGCCACTGGGCTTCCGTGAGGAGGGTTCCTGGGCCAGTGAGAGGGAAGAGGTGACCCTGAGCTGCCTGGCTGCATCGAACCCCCCAAGTCACTATGTGTGACCCCGGCACCCAGACCAGCATCGGGCTCACCATCTGCTGCGAATGTGTGGGTAGGGGCCACTCACAGCTGGGGCTGCTGCAGGCCCGTGGGCAGCCGTGTCGACcttgtgggggaagggaggtgtgGGAGGCAGAACGAGttgcagagcagggggagaggcggTGAAAact TCTGTCCAGCCCCATCCTCATCCACTTCTCCACCCACATCCCCCTGAGGGGCAGCCCTCCTGTGCAGTGCTTCCCATCCTCGGGGCTGTGACTTTGGTCTGCACCTGGCCTGGGGGGCTTCCAACTGCCCCACTGCAGTGGGAAGGGCCCCAGGGAACCGGCCCTACTGCCCTCAGCAATGTCACCTGGAGTCAGCCGGCCATGCAGTTCCCCAACAGCAGCGTTTTCACCTGTGCTGGCCGGCACCCAGCCCTGGCGCTGCCCACCCTCTGCAGGATCACGCTGT GGGATCCCCTCTGGAGCCCCACCTGCTGGATCACAGTCACAGTCGGAGACCAGGTCATCATGCTGAGCTGTGAGTGGCTGGGAGGCGAGCCCCCTGCCCTGCTGAGCTGGCTGGCTGGACAGCAGCAGCC CTCCCAGGCTGTCCACCTCCTGCAGGCTCAGGAAGACTTGGCTGGCCGAGAGTTCACCTGCCGGGGCACTCACCCGCTCAGGGCCCCTGACCCCCACTGCCGGCTCCAGCCGG GTCCACGGTTGGCAGTGGCTCAGCCCCGGGTGTCCGTGCTGGAAGGGGG GGCCTGGCTGGGCTGCGCCCTCCTGGGGGGCACGCCGCCTGCCCAGCTCCTGTGGCTGGGACCCCAGCAAGAGCAGGTGGAAGCCGGCGCCCCCGGATTCATGCGGCACCCTGAGGGCGCCCAGCTCCACCTTCGCATCCGGGATGCTGACCCAGCGCGCCGCAGGGGCGCCTACCAGTGCGTGGCCCGCAACGCCGTGGGCAAGAGCAGTCGGAGCGTCCTGCTGGAGCTCCGGA gacagcCAGCTCCTCCCAACGTCACCATCCGCCGCCTGACCTACGGGAGACACCGGAGACAGGTGCAGCTGCGGTGGGCCGTCGAGGGCCCCGGGAACCGGACGGGCTTCCTGGTGC CCGGGGCCTGGGAGACAGCAGCCAGGGACACGGAGCCTGGGAGCAGGGGCCGGAGGCTGGGGGGCGTGGACCCCGGTGTCCACTATGCCTTCCGCGTCCCGGCTCTGAATCACCACACGCCTGGACACCCCTCTGAGGTGAAGACACC GGTGGAACCCCCGTTCAGCGTCCATCCAGCAGTGCTGGGTGCAGTGGGCACAGG AACGGTGGCCTTCCTACTGGTGTTCCAGTATCCTGCCCGGCACCGGACACTTTCCCCT GCCTCGGCCAGTTGCTTGTTCCCAT GCATCgaaccaccacccaccaccccaggTTCGGATCCTGCACAAGCCGCCACGTATGCCCCAGTTAATGTCACCATCACAGTGACTGCAACACCGTGA